One Hordeum vulgare subsp. vulgare chromosome 4H, MorexV3_pseudomolecules_assembly, whole genome shotgun sequence DNA window includes the following coding sequences:
- the LOC123447216 gene encoding uncharacterized protein At4g38062, with protein sequence MSKELDGLRSEAEARAAECRAKSALVDGLRREAAEQAARLREAREEVQRQAGEIAAKDQEASSAREACEDLRAKFAEKEQAFRHLCAAHDGLKASLRERGDGWDAERRGLVAALEESEVKRLEQDVAVRSCNEEVSRLKRLLSEKEKRCSEAEQRALAQREVMMRDDTLAKLEEEKAAIEGKLKWKAEQFRHLEEALKKVRDEFRDAERQWGADRSTLADQIGALETKLDSKTRVAEEFRSRLEMCSQALAHEEGRRKLLEAEMSDLRHMYGNVVSEYEEARSTIELLTSKRDGEIASLRSSLAEKSTLLNEMEYCKARLDQENEDLRSLFKEYQEAQIGGADAAGMLKGLREKFRALEQTHRSCNEKLSHKETEWKAQMGKLEDDLNGCLSQLHSKDMLIRQLQNELLSSYSSLELRTVENLEASIVCLAVEAKFYDSCSFVDTLKLNMQQRCEYFEQNIAAAKSQLEEKNLVIAQSQAEQAHQLEVMATLRGRIEQLEFMEQEHEKMQRQLGEYKEMLDNASRNVHCLKDETSEKEKSLKEELGKALSDLDEAHRDLDEQKSQLRQLEINLHQQKQAVEHLEKRKIDLETELKGYMDDNHVLKRDLDVALNAKIGAEVALREENEKLLGALDEANCALSESKSKICEKEITLHRQRQEVEHLEELRVDMETKLKGYVDENDVLKRDLDVATVAKMKAEETHTEEKEKLLFALNEANYAVSEVKEELDQLRINIHQQKQAHECLEKLKVDMQTELKGCVDENNVLKRDLDVATIANMKAAEIHTEEKEKLLFALNEANFAVSEMKEELDQLKTNIHQQKQALECLEKLKVGMQTELKRYKDESCALKRDLVLSLVAKFEVEDTLREEKDKLSSIIDERDKIIEELQQYISVLEEDNVGQKLDVASLIKSEVKNSIQEVNNRYSEIVEIFDKKLLELETRLGFFEQKYTRREREIMEIFDQEEADWYMLIAEKENAIADIQEIVESVQLNIKHLLDAAASKLSEVQLEVQQLYGFAENLNSLNLIQEHDSYFKDMLIEECQRELVALQMKLVLEKEQSSDLKHVLEKLRAETTAEILEKEKEHLEVVNELKHLEESKEMLEEHLEDLKSRTKDICNAAFEERKQLVDELNGITCTIGAAVHADEDLKASLARIMQKANVEEPLLSSSSKEMNSSENPNVRNHLPLPRNKDLEESKEMLEEHLKDLKSRTKDICNVAVEERKRLVDELNGITCTIGAAIHADEDLKASLARIMQKANIEEPLLSSSSKEMPSLEKPNVRNHSPLTRNKSAALPDRRLPLKENNY encoded by the coding sequence ATGAGCAAGGAGCTGGACGGCCTGCGGTCTGAGGCGGAGGCCCGCGCCGCGGAGTGCCGCGCCAAGTCGGCCCTCGTCGACGGGCTCAGGCGGGAGGCCGCCGAGCAGGCCGCCCGGCTGCGGGAGGCCAGGGAGGAGGTCCAGCGGCAGGCGGGGGAGATCGCCGCCAAGGACCAGGAGGCCTCCTCCGCCAGGGAGGCGTGCGAGGACCTCCGGGCAAAGTTCGCGGAGAAGGAGCAGGCCTTCAGGCACCTCTGCGCCGCCCACGACGGCCTCAAGGCCAGCCTCCGGGAGAGGGGCGATGGCTGGGACGCCGAGAGGAGGGGGCTCGTCGCCGCGCTGGAGGAGTCCGAGGTGAAGCGGCTGGAGCAGGATGTGGCCGTGCGCTCCTGCAACGAGGAGGTTTCCCGGCTCAAGAGGCTCTTGTCAGAGAAGGAGAAGAGGTGCTCCGAGGCTGAGCAGAGGGCATTGGCGCAGAGGGAGGTCATGATGAGGGATGACACCCTCGCCAagctggaggaggagaaggctgccATCGAGGGCAAGCTCAAGTGGAAGGCCGAGCAGTTTCGGCACCTCGAGGAGGCCCTAAAGAAGGTCCGGGATGAGTTCAGGGATGCCGAGAGGCAGTGGGGCGCAGACCGGTCAACCTTGGCTGATCAGATCGGCGCCCTCGAGACCAAATTGGATTCCAAGAcgagggtcgccgaggagttccgGTCGAGGCTCGAAATGTGCAGCCAGGCGTTGGCCCACGAGGAAGGCCGCAGGAAGCTGCTCGAAGCAGAGATGTCTGATTTGAGGCATATGTATGGCAATGTGGTTTCCGAGTATGAAGAGGCCAGGTCGACCATTGAGTTGCTGACGTCGAAGAGGGATGGCGAGATTGCGTCCTTGAGGAGCTCACTGGCTGAGAAATCCACTTTGCTCAATGAGATGGAGTATTGTAAGGCGCGccttgatcaagagaatgaggaTCTGCGGTCCTTATTTAAGGAGTACCAAGAGGCTCAGATCGGCGGTGCAGATGCCGCAGGGATGTTGAAGGGTCTGCGGGAGAAATTCCGAGCTCTGGAGCAGACACATAGGAGCTGCAATGAGAAGCTGAGTCATAAAGAAACAGAGTGGAAAGCACAGATGGGAAAGCTTGAGGATGATCTTAATGGATGCTTGTCACAGCTGCATTCCAAAGATATGCTAATCAGGCAATTGCAAAATGAGTTGCTGAGCAGTTATAGCTCACTGGAGCTCCGAACTGTAGAGAACTTGGAAGCTTCAATAGTCTGTCTTGCTGTAGAGGCAAAGTTCTACGATTCCTGCTCATTTGTTGATACTTTAAAACTGAATATGCAGCAGCGCTGTGAATATTTTGAGCAGAATATCGCTGCTGCGAAAAGTCAGTTGGAGGAAAAGAACCTTGTCATTGCTCAGTCCCAAGCTGAACAGGCACACCAATTGGAGGTAATGGCGACACTGCGCGGAAGAATTGAACAGCTAGAATTTATGGAGCAGGAACATGAAAAGATGCAAAGGCAACTTGGGGAATACAAAGAAATGCTGGACAATGCATCAAGAAATGTTCACTGCTTAAAAGATGAGACTTCAGAGAAGGAAAAGAGCCTTAAGGAGGAATTGGGGAAAGCTTTAAGTGATCTCGATGAAGCACACCGTGACCTTGATGAGCAGAAAAGCCAACTGAGACAACTCGAAATCAATCTCCATCAGCAAAAGCAAGCGGTTGAGCATTTGGAAAAGCGAAAGATTGACTTGGAGACTGAACTCAAGGGTTATATGGATGACAACCATGTACTGAAGAGAGATCTGGATGTTGCTCTTAACGCCAAAATTGGAGCTGAGGTGGCTCTCAGGGAAGAAAATGAGAAGTTACTAGGTGCTCTTGATGAAGCAAACTGTGCCCTCTCCGAGAGTAAGAGCAAGATTTGTGAGAAAGAAATCACCCTTcaccggcaaaggcaagaagtagAGCATCTGGAAGAGCTGAGAGTTGATATGGAAACTAAGCTCAAGGGCTACGTCGATGAAAATGATGTATTGAAGAGGGATCTTGATGTCGCGACTGTTGCTAAAATGAAAGCTGAGGAGACCCAcacagaagaaaaggagaagttaTTGTTTGCTCTCAATGAAGCAAACTATGCTGTTTCTGAGGTGAAGGAAGAGCTGGACCAACTCAGGATCAATATTCATCAGCAAAAGCAAGCGCATGAGTGTTTGGAAAAGTTAAAAGTTGACATGCAAACTGAACTCAAGGGCTGCGTGGATGAAAACAATGTATTGAAGAGGGATCTCGATGTCGCGACTATTGCTAATATGAAAGCTGCGGAGATCCAcacagaagaaaaggagaagttaTTGTTTGCTCTCAATGAAGCAAACTTTGCCGTTTCTGAGATGAAGGAAGAGCTGGACCAACTCAAGACCAATATTCATCAGCAAAAGCAAGCACTGGAGTGTCTGGAaaagttaaaagttggcatgcaaaCTGAACTCAAGCGCTATAAGGATGAAAGTTGTGCACTAAAGAGGGACCTGGTTCTTTCTCTTGTTGCCAAGTTCGAAGTTGAGGACACCCTTAGAGAAGAAAAGGATAAGTTATCAAGCATAATTGATGAGAGAGACAAGATCATTGAGGAGCTTCAGCAATACATCAGTGTGCTGGAAGAAGATAATGTGGGCCAAAAACTTGATGTGGCCAGTCTTATCAAGTCAGAGGTTAAGAATTCCATTCAAGAAGTGAACAACAGGtactctgaaattgttgaaatcttTGACAAAAAGCTCTTGGAGCTCGAAACAAGGCTTGGTTTCTTTGAGCAGAAATACACACGCAGAGAGCGTGAGATTATGGAAATATTTGATCAAGAGGAGGCAGATTGGTATATGCTAATTGCAGAGAAGGAAAACGCTATTGCTGACATTCAAGAAATTGTTGAATCTGTTCAACTTAACATAAAACATCTTCTTGATGCTGCTGCATCAAAGCTCTCAGAAGTTCAGCTTGAGGTCCAGCAGCTTTATGGCTTTGCAGAAAATCTGAATTCTCTGAATCTCATCCAAGAACATGACAGTTATTTCAAAGACATGCTCATTGAAGAGTGCCAAAGAGAGCTGGTGGCCCTGCAAATGAAATTGGTTCTAGAGAAAGAACAGTCGAGCGATTTGAAGCATGTTCTTGAGAAACTCAGAGCTGAAACCACTGCGGAGATATTAGAGAAGGAAAAGGAGCACCTGGAAGTAGTAAATGAGCTGAAACATTTGGAGGAAAGTAAAGAAATGTTAGAAGAACACTTGGAAGATTTGAAGTCTAGAACGAAGGACATATGTAATGCTGCTTTTGAGGAAAGGAAACAGTTAGTTGATGAGCTGAATGGAATCACCTGTACCATTGGAGCAGCAGTTCATGCAGATGAGGATCTGAAGGCAAGCTTGGCAAGGATCATGCAGAAAGCTAACGTCGAGGAACCTCTCTTGAGTTCTAGCAGCAAAGAAATGAATAGCTCAGAGAATCCAAACGTGAGAAATCATTTGCCCCTGCCCAGGAACAAAGATTTGGAGGAAAGTAAAGAAATGTTAGAAGAACACTTGAAAGACTTGAAGTCCAGAACAAAGGATATATGTAATGTTGCTGTTGAAGAAAGGAAACGGTTAGTTGATGAGCTGAATGGAATCACCTGTACGATTGGAGCAGCGATTCATGCCGATGAGGATCTGAAGGCAAGCTTGGCAAGGatcatgcagaaagccaacatCGAGGAGCCTCTCTTGAGTTCTAGCAGCAAAGAAATGCCTAGCTTAGAGAAACCAAACGTGAGAAATCATTCGCCCCTGACCAGGAACAAATCTGCAGCTCTCCCAGATAGAAGATTGCCACTAAAAGAGAACAACTATTAG